The following proteins are co-located in the Oceanimonas sp. GK1 genome:
- a CDS encoding NADPH-dependent 2,4-dienoyl-CoA reductase, whose protein sequence is MRPYPHLFTPLDLGFTTLKNRVIMGAMHTGLEETRGGADKLAAFYRERAEGGVALIITGGIAPSLRGRLKLHGPQLSFCWQLNHHRKITRAVHEAGGNIALQILHAGRYAVHPFAEAPSAGRSPISPFRARAMSERRIRRCIADFARTAALAREAGYDGVEIMGSEGYLINQFLCPRTNHRADAWGGGSDQRQRLALEIVRETRARVGADFIIIFRLSMLDLVEQGSSLDEVIALGQALERAGVTMINTGIGWHEARVPTIASNVPRAAFGWITARLKQALTIPVVATNRINTPEVADTMLAAGQADLVCLARPLLADPRFVAKSEAGTPERINTCIACNQACLDRVFEGQRASCLVNPFACYETELTMTPAPRSKRLAVVGAGPAGLAFACTAAERGHSVTLFERSSDIGGQFNLARQIPGKAEFAETLRYFRYRLQETGVTLRLNTEAGLEHLQNFDEVVLATGVRPRRPGISGIEHGRVLSYSQVLSGQAAVGRRVAIIGAGGIGVDLAQYLVAEPVPSLPDWLAEWGIDMAYRAPGALMPPQKPAAARQLWLLQRSPGEPGRGQGKTTGWIHKASLRHHGVQLWGGVRYLRIDDQGLHIERHGQVMCLAVDNIILCAGQEPERTLLPALERAGRRVHLIGGAEVAAELDAQRAIRQGTGLAMRL, encoded by the coding sequence ATGCGGCCGTATCCTCACTTGTTTACGCCCCTGGATCTGGGGTTCACCACCCTGAAAAACCGGGTGATCATGGGCGCCATGCACACCGGGCTGGAAGAAACGCGCGGCGGCGCTGACAAGCTCGCCGCCTTTTACCGTGAGCGCGCCGAAGGCGGCGTGGCACTGATCATCACCGGTGGCATCGCGCCCAGCCTGCGGGGCCGGCTCAAGCTCCATGGACCCCAGCTGAGTTTTTGCTGGCAGCTGAACCATCATCGAAAAATCACTCGGGCGGTGCACGAGGCCGGCGGCAACATCGCCCTGCAGATATTGCATGCCGGACGCTATGCCGTTCACCCCTTTGCCGAGGCCCCCTCGGCAGGGCGCTCGCCCATCAGCCCGTTCAGGGCCCGGGCCATGAGCGAGCGGCGCATTCGCCGCTGTATTGCCGATTTTGCCCGCACCGCGGCCCTGGCCAGAGAGGCCGGCTACGACGGGGTGGAAATCATGGGCTCCGAAGGCTACCTCATCAATCAGTTCCTGTGTCCGCGCACCAACCACAGGGCCGATGCCTGGGGTGGCGGCAGTGATCAACGGCAGCGGCTGGCGCTGGAGATAGTGCGAGAGACGCGGGCGCGGGTGGGCGCAGACTTTATTATCATCTTTCGCCTGTCCATGCTCGATCTGGTCGAACAGGGCTCGAGCCTGGATGAGGTGATTGCGCTGGGCCAGGCCCTGGAGCGGGCGGGAGTCACCATGATTAACACCGGCATCGGCTGGCATGAGGCACGGGTGCCCACCATTGCCAGCAATGTGCCCCGGGCCGCCTTCGGCTGGATCACCGCGCGGCTTAAACAGGCGCTGACGATACCGGTGGTGGCCACCAACCGCATTAATACCCCTGAGGTGGCTGACACCATGCTCGCCGCGGGGCAGGCGGATCTGGTGTGTCTGGCCCGGCCCTTGCTTGCGGACCCTCGCTTTGTGGCCAAGAGCGAGGCGGGCACCCCCGAGCGCATCAACACCTGTATTGCCTGTAACCAGGCCTGCCTCGATCGGGTGTTTGAGGGCCAGCGGGCCAGCTGCCTGGTGAATCCCTTTGCCTGTTATGAAACCGAGCTGACCATGACACCGGCTCCCAGATCAAAGCGGCTGGCGGTGGTGGGCGCCGGGCCGGCCGGGCTGGCCTTTGCCTGCACCGCCGCCGAGCGGGGGCACAGCGTGACCCTGTTTGAACGTAGCAGTGACATTGGCGGCCAGTTCAATCTTGCCCGGCAAATTCCCGGCAAGGCGGAGTTTGCCGAAACCCTGCGCTATTTTCGCTACCGCCTGCAGGAAACGGGGGTGACGCTCAGGCTCAATACCGAGGCCGGGCTCGAGCATCTGCAGAACTTTGATGAGGTGGTGCTGGCCACCGGAGTGCGTCCGCGCCGGCCCGGCATCAGCGGCATCGAACATGGCCGTGTGCTGAGTTATTCCCAAGTGCTGAGCGGACAGGCCGCCGTGGGCCGGCGGGTGGCCATTATCGGCGCCGGCGGCATCGGGGTGGATCTGGCCCAGTACCTGGTGGCGGAGCCTGTGCCCTCCTTGCCAGACTGGCTGGCGGAGTGGGGCATTGATATGGCGTACCGCGCGCCCGGTGCCCTGATGCCACCGCAAAAACCAGCTGCGGCACGACAACTGTGGCTGTTGCAGCGCAGCCCGGGAGAGCCCGGCCGCGGCCAGGGCAAAACCACCGGCTGGATCCACAAAGCCAGCCTGCGCCACCATGGGGTGCAACTGTGGGGGGGCGTGCGTTACCTGCGCATCGACGATCAAGGACTGCATATCGAGCGCCATGGTCAGGTCATGTGTCTGGCCGTGGATAACATTATTCTCTGTGCCGGCCAGGAGCCGGAGCGGACCTTGCTGCCGGCGCTGGAGCGGGCGGGACGGCGTGTTCACCTGATCGGCGGTGCCGAGGTGGCCGCCGAGCTCGACGCTCAGCGAGCCATTCGTCAGGGGACCGGGCTTGCCATGAGGCTGTAG
- the sppA gene encoding signal peptide peptidase SppA: MWSAIKWLFRTLGRVLSVLRTVLINLFFLLALLSVFIIFFSEKEAPTLPASAALTLEINGAVLEQDAQASPRRLLNKWLAGDQAPPALTLGQIKEALNQARVDDRIKAVVLRLQNMSESSLTKLDEIGAALESFKTSGKPVYAIGDYYTQGQYYLAAHADEIWLNPAGAVTIQGLGVYRLHYKSAFERFDITPHVFRVGTYKSFVEPYLRDDMSDESREDALRWLGQLWRHYQDNVSTLRNIPADHISPGKELLLSRFRAVGGDPARYALEQGLVDQLATRHDMLRHVGKQVGWDHSADSYQSLGVSRYLAHRAETGNTAPAVGLITASGAIMSGEPAPNTISDEQLGKLIDQARRDHEINALVLRIDSPGGSAFAAEQIRAALLRFKQSGKPLVVSMGSTAASGGYWIAADADKIYAAPTTLTGSIGVFGLFLTFEDALEKLGLNTDGVGTTDFVGAGLTTGLPEHAQELIQLGVEHTYERFVTLVAEGRELEPRQVEAAAQGHVWTGTDAQALGLVDELGYLDDALAGAAELAGLAEYRLKRIQLPRSPKELLMDQLLTSNLDARGLMESALPEVLRPAGVQLGNELDALSRFNDVRGQYVLCVECQEF; the protein is encoded by the coding sequence ATGTGGTCTGCCATCAAGTGGTTGTTTCGCACCCTGGGCCGGGTGCTGAGCGTACTTCGCACCGTACTCATCAATCTGTTTTTCCTGCTGGCCCTGCTGTCCGTGTTCATTATTTTTTTCAGCGAGAAGGAAGCGCCTACCCTGCCGGCCAGTGCCGCCCTGACCCTGGAAATCAACGGCGCGGTACTGGAGCAGGACGCTCAGGCCAGCCCGCGGCGACTGCTGAACAAGTGGCTGGCCGGTGACCAGGCACCACCCGCCCTGACCCTGGGGCAGATCAAGGAAGCCCTGAACCAGGCCCGCGTTGATGACCGCATCAAGGCGGTGGTACTCAGGCTGCAGAACATGAGTGAGTCCAGCCTGACCAAACTGGATGAAATCGGCGCGGCCCTGGAAAGCTTCAAAACCTCGGGTAAACCGGTGTATGCCATTGGCGATTACTACACTCAGGGCCAGTATTACCTGGCGGCCCACGCCGACGAGATCTGGCTGAACCCGGCCGGGGCCGTCACCATACAGGGCCTGGGCGTGTACCGGCTGCACTACAAGTCGGCCTTTGAACGCTTTGACATCACCCCCCATGTGTTCCGGGTCGGTACCTACAAGTCGTTCGTGGAGCCTTATCTGCGCGACGACATGTCCGATGAAAGCCGGGAAGACGCCCTGCGCTGGCTGGGCCAGCTGTGGCGCCACTACCAGGACAACGTCAGCACCCTGCGCAACATTCCCGCCGATCACATCAGCCCGGGCAAGGAGCTGCTGCTAAGCCGTTTTCGCGCCGTGGGCGGTGATCCGGCCCGCTATGCCCTGGAACAGGGGCTGGTCGACCAGCTCGCCACCCGCCACGACATGCTGCGCCACGTCGGCAAGCAGGTGGGCTGGGATCACAGCGCCGACAGCTATCAGAGCCTGGGCGTGAGCCGCTATCTGGCCCATCGTGCCGAGACCGGCAATACCGCCCCGGCGGTGGGACTGATCACCGCCAGTGGTGCCATCATGAGCGGCGAGCCGGCACCCAATACCATCAGCGACGAACAGCTCGGCAAGCTCATCGACCAGGCCCGCCGCGACCACGAGATCAACGCCCTGGTGCTGCGTATCGACAGCCCCGGCGGCAGCGCCTTCGCCGCCGAGCAGATCCGCGCCGCCCTGCTGCGCTTCAAGCAAAGCGGCAAGCCACTGGTGGTCTCCATGGGCAGCACCGCCGCCTCGGGAGGCTACTGGATTGCCGCCGATGCCGACAAAATCTACGCCGCCCCCACCACCCTCACCGGCTCCATCGGCGTGTTTGGCCTGTTTCTCACCTTTGAAGATGCCCTGGAAAAACTCGGCCTCAATACCGACGGCGTGGGCACCACCGATTTTGTCGGTGCCGGCCTGACCACCGGCCTGCCGGAACACGCCCAGGAGCTGATCCAGCTCGGGGTTGAGCACACCTATGAGCGCTTCGTTACCCTGGTGGCCGAAGGCCGTGAGCTAGAGCCCAGACAAGTGGAAGCAGCCGCCCAGGGACACGTCTGGACCGGCACCGATGCCCAGGCCCTGGGACTGGTGGACGAGCTGGGCTATCTGGATGACGCCCTGGCCGGGGCTGCCGAGCTGGCCGGACTGGCCGAGTACCGACTGAAACGGATACAACTGCCCCGCTCTCCCAAGGAATTACTGATGGACCAGCTGCTGACCTCCAATCTTGATGCCCGCGGGCTGATGGAAAGCGCCCTGCCCGAGGTGCTGCGCCCCGCCGGCGTGCAACTGGGTAACGAGCTGGATGCGCTGTCCCGTTTTAACGACGTTCGCGGCCAGTATGTGCTGTGCGTCGAATGCCAGGAGTTTTGA
- the ansA gene encoding asparaginase — MNRKKIYIAYTGGTIGMQKSAKGYVPLAGFMTNSLAATPELHRPEMPAYHISEYDPLIDSSDMTPADWQRIADDIRAHYDQYDGFVVLHGTDTMAFTASALSFMLEDLDKPVIVTGSQIPLVELRSDGRNNLLNALYIAAEYPIHEVGLFFNNRLFRGNRASKVHADGFNAFDSPNFPPLLNAGIHISLESGKLSQPSGKPLNVSPITPQPIGVVTLYPGISPEVIANLLRQPVKALLLLSYGVGNAPQNEAMLKLLTEASARGVIIVNLTQCLRGSVNMEGYATGKALADAGVISGYDMTTEAALTKLHYLLSKGLPPEEIRLLMGQSLRGELTPPTS, encoded by the coding sequence ATGAACCGCAAAAAAATCTACATCGCCTATACCGGCGGCACCATCGGCATGCAGAAATCCGCCAAGGGCTATGTGCCCCTGGCGGGCTTTATGACCAACAGCCTGGCCGCCACCCCCGAGCTGCACCGCCCGGAAATGCCGGCCTACCACATCAGCGAGTACGATCCCCTGATCGACTCCTCCGACATGACCCCCGCCGACTGGCAGCGCATCGCCGACGACATTCGCGCCCATTACGATCAGTATGACGGCTTCGTGGTGTTGCACGGCACCGACACCATGGCCTTTACCGCCTCGGCACTGTCGTTCATGCTGGAGGATCTCGACAAGCCGGTGATCGTCACCGGCTCCCAGATCCCCCTGGTGGAGCTGCGCTCCGACGGGCGAAACAACCTGCTCAACGCCCTCTACATCGCCGCCGAATACCCCATTCACGAGGTGGGGCTGTTTTTCAACAACCGGCTGTTCCGAGGCAACCGGGCCAGCAAGGTGCATGCCGATGGCTTCAACGCCTTTGACTCCCCCAACTTTCCGCCCCTGCTCAACGCCGGCATTCATATCAGCCTTGAAAGCGGCAAGCTCAGCCAGCCCAGCGGCAAGCCACTTAATGTCAGCCCTATCACCCCTCAGCCCATCGGCGTGGTGACCCTCTATCCCGGCATCAGCCCCGAGGTCATCGCCAACCTGTTGCGCCAGCCGGTAAAGGCCTTGCTGCTGCTGTCTTACGGGGTGGGCAATGCGCCCCAGAACGAGGCCATGCTCAAGCTGCTGACCGAGGCCTCGGCCCGGGGGGTGATCATCGTCAACCTCACCCAGTGCCTGCGTGGCTCGGTAAACATGGAAGGTTACGCCACCGGCAAGGCGCTGGCCGACGCCGGGGTAATTTCGGGCTATGACATGACCACGGAAGCGGCCCTGACTAAACTGCACTACCTGCTGAGCAAGGGCCTGCCCCCCGAGGAAATCCGTCTCTTGATGGGACAGAGCCTGCGCGGCGAGCTCACCCCGCCGACAAGCTGA
- a CDS encoding cold-shock protein yields MATGTVKWFNESKGFGFITPADGGKDLFAHFSEIVGSGFKTLAEGQQVSYTPAQGAKGPQASQIQVL; encoded by the coding sequence ATGGCTACTGGCACTGTAAAATGGTTCAACGAGTCCAAAGGTTTTGGTTTCATCACTCCCGCTGACGGTGGCAAGGATCTGTTTGCCCACTTCTCCGAGATCGTTGGCAGCGGTTTCAAAACCCTGGCCGAAGGTCAGCAGGTATCCTACACCCCAGCTCAGGGTGCCAAGGGTCCTCAGGCGTCTCAAATCCAGGTGCTGTAA